The Cucumis melo cultivar AY chromosome 6, USDA_Cmelo_AY_1.0, whole genome shotgun sequence genome includes a region encoding these proteins:
- the LOC103490637 gene encoding AT-rich interactive domain-containing protein 3-like, translated as MSDAKEKQEFVQDVSAVLSEGNHVNAKEDELHDSLSVPAEATPNSCEKEIDSPETRVQEIVPQISGHSLPMNYDQELDKPVAEPASDVKSGPIELPPRDLDAAVSSSPLETVQSSMDAKSETFEMPEIKNCSLDDASAASHDEPVTPHPVSSCVKAETENAIELKVNEDIVTTPHNGDSNMNHSFILDENHIAEGSESGTEEEQSAFMKELENFFRERSLEFKPPKFYGEGLNCLKLWRAVTRLGGYDKVTSCKLWRQVGESFKPPKTCTTVSWTFRGFYEKALLDYERHKTNGGELSVPIASNSEPMSIENQGPGSGRARRDAAARAMQGWHSQRLLGNGEVSDPIIKDKNSLSMQKREKQLKSIGLLKRKKPSYMEHAMKSTRTKSPKPQLDVAVVDIGQPADWVKVNVQKTKDCYEVYALVPGLLREEVRVQSDPAGRLVISGEPEHPDNPWGVTPFKKVVSLPSRIDPHQTSAVVTLHGQLFVRVPFEQLE; from the exons ATGAGTGACGCGAAGGAGAAACAGGAATTTGTACAAGATGTATCAGCTGTTTTAAGTGAAGGAAACCATGTTAATGCAAAAGAAGATGAGCTACATGATTCTCTCTCTGTGCCAGCTGAGGCAACTCCAAACTCTTGTGAAAAAGAGATTGATTCACCTGAAACTCGTGTACAGGAAATTGTACCTCAAATTTCTGGGCATTCACTTCCCATGAATTATGACCAAGAGTTGGATAAGCCTGTTGCAGAACCTGCTTCTGATGTCAAGTCTGGCCCTATTGAGTTACCCCCAAGGGATCTAGATGCTGCTGTTTCCAGCTCTCCCCTAGAAACTGTTCAGTCCTCCATGGATGCGAAATCTGAGACCTTTGAGATGCCTGAAATTAAAAACTGTTCTCTCGATGATGCTTCAGCAGCAAGTCACGATGAACCTGTAACTCCCCATCCAGTGTCATCTTGTGTAAAAGCTGAAACAGAAAATGCCATAGAATTGAAGGTCAATGAAGACATTGTTACTACACCTCATAATGGGGATTCAAACATGAATCACTCGTTTATTTTGGATGAAAACCATATTGCTGAAGGTAGTGAATCAGGAACAGAAGAAGAGCAATCTGCTTTCATGAAGGAGCTTGAGAACTTCTTCAGAGAAAGAAGCTTGGAATTCAAACCTCCTAAGTTCTATGGCGAGGGTCTGAATTGCCTCAA GTTGTGGAGGGCCGTGACTAGATTGGGAGGCTATGACAAG GTGACTTCATGCAAGTTGTGGCGTCAAGTAGGAGAGTCTTTCAAGCCTCCAAA GACATGCACTACAGTTTCATGGACATTTCGAGGATTTTATGAGAAG GCTCTCCTTGATTATGAGAGGCATAAAACCAATGGTGGCGAACTTAGTGTACCTATTGCTTCCAACTCAGAACCTATGAGTATTGAAAACCAG GGACCAGGATCAGGTAGAGCACGAAGAGATGCTGCTGCACGCGCTATGCAGGGTTGGCACTCACAACGTCTTCTGGGAAATGGTGAAGTTAGTGACCCTATTATTAAG GACAAGAACTCACTCTCAATGCAGAAAAGGGAAAAACAACTAAAAAGCATTG GTCTTCTTAAACGTAAGAAACCATCTTACATGGAGCACGCCATGAAATCAACACGTACAAAATCACCGAAACCACA GTTGGACGTAGCAGTAGTTGATATTGGACAACCAGCCGACTGGGTCAAGGTCAATGTGCAGAAAACT AAAGATTGTTACGAGGTCTATGCATTAGTTCCCGGACTACTTCGCGAGGAG GTGCGTGTTCAGTCTGATCCGGCAGGACGCTTGGTCATTAGTGGTGAACCTGAACATCCTGATAATCCATGGGGTGTCACACCCTTCAAAAAG GTGGTCAGCCTACCGTCAAGGATTGATCCACATCAGACTTCTGCCGTTGTCACCTTACATGGACAGTTGTTTGTTCGTGTTCCATTTGAACAGTTGGAATGA
- the LOC103490636 gene encoding serine/threonine-protein phosphatase 7 isoform X1, with product MSSKHFSDLDSSALPNPIPTDVTPAPFDHLPSTTTSSTLSESEEIPCTSSSPSSTPPPIHLPLSWPPDATLSLQWIHHLIAAFDWSSKNLPPSHFPSVLPVSVFDTLILTASKILHKEPNCLKILQDSPPSSDSTVVVVGDIHGQFHDLLFLLQDAGFPSENRFFVFNGDYVDRGAWGLETFLLLLAWKVFMPHRVFLLRGNHESKYCTSVYGFEKEVLTKYGDRGKHVYRKCLGCFEGLPLASIIAGCVYTAHGGLFRSVSVPSSKRSKGKKNRRIILNPEAKGLSLGSLEELSKARRSVLDPPWEGLNLIPGDVLWSDPSMNPGLSPNRERGIGLLWGPDCTEEFLKKFDLKLIIRSHEGPDAREKRPGLAGMDQGYTIDHVVDSGKLITLFSAPDYPQFQATEERYKNKGAYIVLEPPNFDVPIIHSFEAITPRPKVKAYYDFEDVIDSDEELDLASMATEP from the exons ATGTCGTCGAAGCATTTTTCGGATTTGGATTCTTCAGCTTTGCCCAATCCGATCCCCACGGATGTTACTCCGGCTCCTTTCGATCATCTACCCTCCACCACCACCTCCTCCACCCTCTCTGAATCTGAAGAAATTCCCTGCACATCATCTTCACCGTCCTCCACTCCACCTCCGATTCACTTACCTCTCTCTTGGCCTCCCGATGCCACCCTTTCCCTCCAGTGGATACATCATCTCATCGCCGCCTTCGACTGGTCTTCCAAAAATTTACCTCCATCCCACTTTCCTTCCGTCCTTCCCGTCTCTGTTTTCGACACTCTAATCCTCACCGCTTCTAAAATCCTCCACAAAGAACCCAATTGCCTCAAAATCCTCCAAGATTCACCCCCCAGCAGCGACTCCACTGTAGTCGTCGTCGGAGACATCCATGGTCAATTTCACGATCTCCTCTTTCTTCTGCAGGATGCTGGTTTTCCTTCTGAAAACCGTTTCTTTGTCTTCAATGGGGATTACGTCGACAGAGGGGCCTGGGGTCTTGAAACTTTTTTGCTCTTATTGGCTTGGAAG GTGTTTATGCCACATCGTGTATTTCTTCTTCGTGGAAACCACGAGTCCAAGTACTGCACATCCGTTTATGGTTTTGAGAAGGAGGTGCTAACTAAGTATGGAGACAGAGGTAAGCATGTCTATCGGAAGTGTTTGGGGTGTTTCGAAGGGCTGCCTTTAGCCTCCATTATTGCTGGATGTGTATATACGGCTCATGGAGGACTTTTCCGCAGTGTATCAGTTCCTTCGTCTAAAAGAtcgaaaggaaagaaaaatcgTAGGATAATCTTAAATCCGGAAGCCAAGGGGTTATCTCTTGGTTCTTTGGAGGAGCTATCCAAAGCCAGAAGATCGGTTCTTGATCCCCCATGGGAAGGCTTGAATTTAATTCCGGGTGATGTGTTGTGGTCTGATCCTTCTATGAATCCTGGTCTCTCCCCAAATAGAGAGAGGGGCATTGGCCTCTTGTGGGGTCCTGATTGCACTGAAgaattcttgaaaaaattcgATCTGAAG CTAATTATCAGATCCCATGAAGGTCCTGATGCTAGAGAAAAGAGACCCGGTCTTGCAGGAATGGATCAGGGTTACACGATAGATCATGTTGTAGATTCAGGGAAACTGATTACTTTGTTTAGTGCTCCAGACTATCCGCAATTTCAG GCCACTGAGGAAAGATACAAAAACAAAGGTGCATATATTGTTCTAGAACCTCCAAATTTTGATGTTCCAATCATTCATAGTTTTGAAGCCATTACTCCACGACCGAAG GTCAAAGCATATTATGATTTTGAGGATGTAATTGATTCTGACGAAGAATTAGACTTGGCTTCAATGGCAACTGAACCATGA
- the LOC103490636 gene encoding serine/threonine-protein phosphatase 7 isoform X3 has translation MSSKHFSDLDSSALPNPIPTDVTPAPFDHLPSTTTSSTLSESEEIPCTSSSPSSTPPPIHLPLSWPPDATLSLQWIHHLIAAFDWSSKNLPPSHFPSVLPVSVFDTLILTASKILHKEPNCLKILQDSPPSSDSTVVVVGDIHGQFHDLLFLLQDAGFPSENRFFVFNGDYVDRGAWGLETFLLLLAWKVFMPHRVFLLRGNHESKYCTSVYGFEKEVLTKYGDRGKHVYRKCLGCFEGLPLASIIAGCVYTAHGGLFRSVSVPSSKRSKGKKNRRIILNPEAKGLSLGSLEELSKARRSVLDPPWEGLNLIPGDVLWSDPSMNPGLSPNRERGIGLLWGPDCTEEFLKKFDLKATEERYKNKGAYIVLEPPNFDVPIIHSFEAITPRPKVKAYYDFEDVIDSDEELDLASMATEP, from the exons ATGTCGTCGAAGCATTTTTCGGATTTGGATTCTTCAGCTTTGCCCAATCCGATCCCCACGGATGTTACTCCGGCTCCTTTCGATCATCTACCCTCCACCACCACCTCCTCCACCCTCTCTGAATCTGAAGAAATTCCCTGCACATCATCTTCACCGTCCTCCACTCCACCTCCGATTCACTTACCTCTCTCTTGGCCTCCCGATGCCACCCTTTCCCTCCAGTGGATACATCATCTCATCGCCGCCTTCGACTGGTCTTCCAAAAATTTACCTCCATCCCACTTTCCTTCCGTCCTTCCCGTCTCTGTTTTCGACACTCTAATCCTCACCGCTTCTAAAATCCTCCACAAAGAACCCAATTGCCTCAAAATCCTCCAAGATTCACCCCCCAGCAGCGACTCCACTGTAGTCGTCGTCGGAGACATCCATGGTCAATTTCACGATCTCCTCTTTCTTCTGCAGGATGCTGGTTTTCCTTCTGAAAACCGTTTCTTTGTCTTCAATGGGGATTACGTCGACAGAGGGGCCTGGGGTCTTGAAACTTTTTTGCTCTTATTGGCTTGGAAG GTGTTTATGCCACATCGTGTATTTCTTCTTCGTGGAAACCACGAGTCCAAGTACTGCACATCCGTTTATGGTTTTGAGAAGGAGGTGCTAACTAAGTATGGAGACAGAGGTAAGCATGTCTATCGGAAGTGTTTGGGGTGTTTCGAAGGGCTGCCTTTAGCCTCCATTATTGCTGGATGTGTATATACGGCTCATGGAGGACTTTTCCGCAGTGTATCAGTTCCTTCGTCTAAAAGAtcgaaaggaaagaaaaatcgTAGGATAATCTTAAATCCGGAAGCCAAGGGGTTATCTCTTGGTTCTTTGGAGGAGCTATCCAAAGCCAGAAGATCGGTTCTTGATCCCCCATGGGAAGGCTTGAATTTAATTCCGGGTGATGTGTTGTGGTCTGATCCTTCTATGAATCCTGGTCTCTCCCCAAATAGAGAGAGGGGCATTGGCCTCTTGTGGGGTCCTGATTGCACTGAAgaattcttgaaaaaattcgATCTGAAG GCCACTGAGGAAAGATACAAAAACAAAGGTGCATATATTGTTCTAGAACCTCCAAATTTTGATGTTCCAATCATTCATAGTTTTGAAGCCATTACTCCACGACCGAAG GTCAAAGCATATTATGATTTTGAGGATGTAATTGATTCTGACGAAGAATTAGACTTGGCTTCAATGGCAACTGAACCATGA
- the LOC103490636 gene encoding serine/threonine-protein phosphatase 7 isoform X2, whose translation MSSKHFSDLDSSALPNPIPTDVTPAPFDHLPSTTTSSTLSESEEIPCTSSSPSSTPPPIHLPLSWPPDATLSLQWIHHLIAAFDWSSKNLPPSHFPSVLPVSVFDTLILTASKILHKEPNCLKILQDSPPSSDSTVVVVGDIHGQFHDLLFLLQDAGFPSENRFFVFNGDYVDRGAWGLETFLLLLAWKVFMPHRVFLLRGNHESKYCTSVYGFEKEVLTKYGDRGKHVYRKCLGCFEGLPLASIIAGCVYTAHGGLFRSVSVPSSKRSKGKKNRRIILNPEAKGLSLGSLEELSKARRSVLDPPWEGLNLIPGDVLWSDPSMNPGLSPNRERGIGLLWGPDCTEEFLKKFDLKLIIRSHEGPDAREKRPGLAGMDQGYTIDHVVDSGKLITLFSAPDYPQFQVKAYYDFEDVIDSDEELDLASMATEP comes from the exons ATGTCGTCGAAGCATTTTTCGGATTTGGATTCTTCAGCTTTGCCCAATCCGATCCCCACGGATGTTACTCCGGCTCCTTTCGATCATCTACCCTCCACCACCACCTCCTCCACCCTCTCTGAATCTGAAGAAATTCCCTGCACATCATCTTCACCGTCCTCCACTCCACCTCCGATTCACTTACCTCTCTCTTGGCCTCCCGATGCCACCCTTTCCCTCCAGTGGATACATCATCTCATCGCCGCCTTCGACTGGTCTTCCAAAAATTTACCTCCATCCCACTTTCCTTCCGTCCTTCCCGTCTCTGTTTTCGACACTCTAATCCTCACCGCTTCTAAAATCCTCCACAAAGAACCCAATTGCCTCAAAATCCTCCAAGATTCACCCCCCAGCAGCGACTCCACTGTAGTCGTCGTCGGAGACATCCATGGTCAATTTCACGATCTCCTCTTTCTTCTGCAGGATGCTGGTTTTCCTTCTGAAAACCGTTTCTTTGTCTTCAATGGGGATTACGTCGACAGAGGGGCCTGGGGTCTTGAAACTTTTTTGCTCTTATTGGCTTGGAAG GTGTTTATGCCACATCGTGTATTTCTTCTTCGTGGAAACCACGAGTCCAAGTACTGCACATCCGTTTATGGTTTTGAGAAGGAGGTGCTAACTAAGTATGGAGACAGAGGTAAGCATGTCTATCGGAAGTGTTTGGGGTGTTTCGAAGGGCTGCCTTTAGCCTCCATTATTGCTGGATGTGTATATACGGCTCATGGAGGACTTTTCCGCAGTGTATCAGTTCCTTCGTCTAAAAGAtcgaaaggaaagaaaaatcgTAGGATAATCTTAAATCCGGAAGCCAAGGGGTTATCTCTTGGTTCTTTGGAGGAGCTATCCAAAGCCAGAAGATCGGTTCTTGATCCCCCATGGGAAGGCTTGAATTTAATTCCGGGTGATGTGTTGTGGTCTGATCCTTCTATGAATCCTGGTCTCTCCCCAAATAGAGAGAGGGGCATTGGCCTCTTGTGGGGTCCTGATTGCACTGAAgaattcttgaaaaaattcgATCTGAAG CTAATTATCAGATCCCATGAAGGTCCTGATGCTAGAGAAAAGAGACCCGGTCTTGCAGGAATGGATCAGGGTTACACGATAGATCATGTTGTAGATTCAGGGAAACTGATTACTTTGTTTAGTGCTCCAGACTATCCGCAATTTCAG GTCAAAGCATATTATGATTTTGAGGATGTAATTGATTCTGACGAAGAATTAGACTTGGCTTCAATGGCAACTGAACCATGA